CGACGTGCTCCTCGCGCGCGAGGCTGAACAGCCCCTCGACATCGTCGGCTGCCACGGGAACGTTGCGACACTTCGGCTCCAGCGCGGTGCCGGGGTTGCCCGGGGCGACGATGACCTCGGTCACCCGTCGTGACTGTGCGAGCTTCCACGCCAGGGCGTGCTCGCGTCCGCCGCCACCGACGACGAGGACCTTCACGGGATGGTCTCCAGCTGCGCGGTGGATGCAGCACGTCTCATGGCGGCCGGCTCGGTGCTCAATGCCGGAAATGCCGTACGCCGGTGAACAACATCGCCATGCCGTGCTCGTCCGCAGCACGTATGACTTCCTCATCGCGCAACGAGCCACCCGGCTGGATGACCACGCTAATGCCGTGTCCGGCCGCCGCGTCGATGCCATCGCGGAACGGGAAGAATGCGTCCGAGGCCATCGCCGCCCCGCGGATGTCGAGCCCGGCCTCGGCGGCTTTCCAGGCTGCGATGCGCGCGCTCATGACCCGGCTCATCTGGCCTGCGCCGATGCCGAGCGTCGCGCCGTCGCGGCAGTAGATGATCGCGTTGGATTTGACGAAACGGATCACCCGCCAGGCAAACAAGGCATCGTCGAGTTCCTGCGGCGTGGGCTGGCGTTTCGAGACGACGCGCAAGGCGTCGCGCGCGAGCATCGCCACATCCTTGTCCTGCACCAGCACCCCGCCCTCGACCTGCTGCAGTCGCAGGCCGGGAGCTGCCGGGTCGCCGAGGGAAGGCAGCGACAGCACGCGCACGTTCGGCTTGGCGGCCAGGGTCGCGAGCGCCTCGGCGCTGAACGAGGGCGCCACGAAGACCTCGAGAAACTGCCGAGCCACGATGGTGGCCGCGAGCGCGCCATCCACCGTCGAATTGCAGGCGATGACGCCACCGAAGGCGGACTCCGGATCCGTCGCGTAGGCCTTCTCGTAGGCCGCCGCGAGATTAGTGCCTGTGCCCACGCCACAGGGGTTGGCGTGCTTGACGATGACGCAGGTCGGTGCGGGCAGCGCGCGGACGCATTCCAGCGCCGCATCCGCGTCTGCGATGTTGTTGAACGACAGCGGCTTGCCCTGGTGCAGCTGTGCGTCGAGCAGCGATCCGGCGCGGGTCCCCGCCTGCCGGTACAACGCGGCACGCTGGTGCGGGTTCTCGCCGTAGCGCAGGTCCGCCTGCTTGCGCAGCGCAAGCGGCAGGCGCTCGGGCAGCGCCCCGTCGCCCTCGACCGCATCCAGGTAGTGCCAGATTGCCGCATCGTAGCTCGCGGTATGGGCGAAGGCCTTGCGGGCGAGGCGGCGGCGCGTCGCGTCGGACAGCGTGGCCCCCTGTTCGCGCAGCTCCGCCACGAGTCCCGGGTAGTCCGCCGGATCGACGACCACGGCGACGAAGGCGTGATTCTTCGCCGCTGCGCGGATCATGGCCGGGCCACCGATGTCGATGTTCTCGATGGCCGCCTCCCGCGGGGTGTCGGCCCGGGCGACGGTCGCCTCGAATGGGTACAGGTTGATGATGGCGAGATCGATCGGCTCGATGCCATGCCGTTGCATCACTGCGGCGTCGATGTCGCGGCGTCCGAGCAGTGCGCCGTGGATCGCCGGATGCAGGGTCTTGACGCGACCGTCCATGATTTCGGGGAACCCGGTCACATCGCTCACGTCGGTGACGTCGAGGCCGGCGCCCCGCAGGGCCTGGGCGGTACCGCCGGTGGAGAGCAGCTTCACGCCCATGGCCGCGAGTTC
This genomic interval from Gammaproteobacteria bacterium contains the following:
- the purH gene encoding bifunctional phosphoribosylaminoimidazolecarboxamide formyltransferase/IMP cyclohydrolase encodes the protein MSRIARALISVSDKSGITEFARELAAMGVKLLSTGGTAQALRGAGLDVTDVSDVTGFPEIMDGRVKTLHPAIHGALLGRRDIDAAVMQRHGIEPIDLAIINLYPFEATVARADTPREAAIENIDIGGPAMIRAAAKNHAFVAVVVDPADYPGLVAELREQGATLSDATRRRLARKAFAHTASYDAAIWHYLDAVEGDGALPERLPLALRKQADLRYGENPHQRAALYRQAGTRAGSLLDAQLHQGKPLSFNNIADADAALECVRALPAPTCVIVKHANPCGVGTGTNLAAAYEKAYATDPESAFGGVIACNSTVDGALAATIVARQFLEVFVAPSFSAEALATLAAKPNVRVLSLPSLGDPAAPGLRLQQVEGGVLVQDKDVAMLARDALRVVSKRQPTPQELDDALFAWRVIRFVKSNAIIYCRDGATLGIGAGQMSRVMSARIAAWKAAEAGLDIRGAAMASDAFFPFRDGIDAAAGHGISVVIQPGGSLRDEEVIRAADEHGMAMLFTGVRHFRH